In Bacillus sp. S3, the sequence GATGACCTCCAGATCTAACCGGTGGAACCTCTGAAGAATATCCTGAAGATCTTCCTTCAAATCAATATTTGCAGGCGGCTCCTTAAATTCCTCTGCAAATGTACGTAATGGACGTTGATTATCCAATAAAAAATTCAGCCGTTCCTCTGCTTCTCGCAGCCCGTAGAGCAAACCATGGTCTTCCATGGTACGTACTGCGAACGGATTCTGTAACATCTGTTGATATTTTTGCTGGTTTGCCTCCATTGTTTCGCCATGCCTAATCATTCCCGCAAGCTCGTAAATGGCACTTTTAACAGCCCTTACAGGATCAGGGTTAGCTCCCGCGGCACAAATGAGGTTTGCACCCTTGGATTTTAGGTTTTTTGCCACTGCCCACACGCTTGGAATCTCATGTTCCATCGTCGAATTAAAAAAAAGAAGGTCATATCCCGCCACCTCCCGCATCCGGTCGACCATCAGCTGTAATTCTTTATCGTTTACCGAACTAAGGTCAAGACGCGGAAGGGGGAGTTTTGCATACCAGGTTAACAAAAATGAATCCCGCTCGACAACCTCCATAATGGCATGGAAAATAGCTTCTTCTAAACTCCCCCCTAATGCGCATCCATTGGAGGTTTCATAAACAAAGCCCTCCCCATACCCCAAACTGTAATAGGCGAGTAACTCCGGAACAAGTATTGGACGTTCTTGTAAAAACGAATAACCCCAGACCCAATTCATTGGGTCATCAGGATGAAACGGTTTAAACGGAAAATGAGGCGTTTCATATTGTTCCTTTTCATGCAAACCTACTTTTTCAGGATTTAATGCATTTTTCTTTACATTTTGATAACTATCACGAACGATCGTCCTTTTTCCTCGAGGCCCAATCCCGCAATATCGTTCCAACCCTTCTAAAATGGCAGTCAGCTCACTCATTTCAAATGAATTAGACCGTCCAGCAACTCCCTCGTCCACTTCAAATAACGGCATATTCACTAATACATCAGCAAATGGCAGTGTGAAATCCTGCATTTTTCCATTCATGATACCAGTTCGATAATCCAGATAGTCTTTGACAAGTACTGTTTTAAATTCATCCATTGAACGGCTGCGATAACCACTGCCATTAAATTTAGGACTAGATTCTAACCTAATTTGAGCTAATTCTAGAGTATCATCAGGTATTGGCCTGCAAATCGGGCATAAGGGATAAGGTAAGAAAAGGTGACTAGAATTGGTTAACGATCTTAGGTTCATAATGTACACTTTTTCTTCTAAGTTGCTGGGTTTCCCTTGAAGAACCCTTTGAACTTCGTTGCATATCAAAGCTGCCATTTGAGATAGTCCAGTTCGTGATGCCCATGCATCTTGCATGACACCTTCACCTGCTGCCACTTTTTGCTGAAACTGCCACATTTCCTTCCGATCTGATCCAGCGATCAAGCGCCGAATGTCAGCACAGAAAGAACATCCTGGTGTATCGGGATGTACTAAGGGACCAATTATTCCCTCCCCAAATGAAACAAAACCTCGAAGCCACAAGATACCAGTGCTCCTGTATTTTTCTTCCGCTTTTTGATAAATGGCTGGATTCCAGGTATCGTGCAACACTAGAGCTAATTCTGTTTCTTCGGGAACCTCTTCAATTAGGCTTTGACGCTTTATGTGATAATTACCAGACAATTGATCAAAGACATAATCTGCTAATAAACCCTCTCCGTTAATGATAATATGGGCGGCCATTAGGAGTCCTCCTCTCGAACCTTCACACCATACACCCCTGCCAATTCCTGTTTTAAAAAAGGTTCGACTGCAAGATCATAAACGAAAAGGTGTTTGCTGTTTTCGTTCAACACCCGAATGGAAGATTGTAATAGCTCCAATTGTGTTATTTCTTCACAGGAAGGGATTGTGAATTTATATTCCTTTTCTTTCAAAAAAATAGCTGATTCCGATATTCTTTCGGTTCCATGCACCTGATTTTGTTTATCCATAAGCGCTTGTTGTAATGCCCTTCGTAAAGCCAACGTTGTATTTAAACCGGTACTTGTGTACCGACGTCCCTGCGACTTTACCCATATAACGGGGAAGCCCAGTATTTCCTTTTCTAAACCGACGGTCGGTGCACCATTTAAGGTAGTCAGGGCATTTAAATAAAATCTGCAGCGTTGATCTTCAATTTCTCCCAGTTGTACGCGAAAAACAGGATGCAATAGATCGTCCTTTCTATTTCTCCATTCTTTCTCTAAATAGGCTTGCAAACCGCGGCAAACAGCCTCTTCGACTGTTTCCCCGGCACCAATGCCGATCGAACCTCCTATTATGTTTTCACCAGCCTTATCTTTTTGATCATTACATTCCTTAAACAATTGTGAAACATACATTTCAATACCTGTCAGTCCCGCTTCCCTCTTTGCCTCCTCATGTGTAAAACCCGAACAGACAACCTCTGGCAGGAGGTCTGCTGGTCCCTCTGACACTGGATTAGCCGTTTGAACATAGCACTGTGAAAGAGGAAGCTGTTTCAAGTTTCGCTCCTCCCAGGTATGAAAAATTCCTGTTTCTTCTGAAGTTAGACGGCTGAAATATTCCAAAAGGTTACTCGAAGGTTTGGTTTTACTCTTTTCTTGCTTTATCCTTATATCAAGATCTTCCACCAATCCAGTAGAGATACTTTTATTTGTAACCAATGGATGTGTGGTGAATGAAAGCCAGTCTCCTTCCAGCGTTTCAAGATCAAGTTTGTAAATTTGGTTACTCTGATTTGACCCTGCAATTCCTGTAGCCTTCTTAAAAAATTCGA encodes:
- a CDS encoding TOMM precursor leader peptide-binding protein, with product MAAHIIINGEGLLADYVFDQLSGNYHIKRQSLIEEVPEETELALVLHDTWNPAIYQKAEEKYRSTGILWLRGFVSFGEGIIGPLVHPDTPGCSFCADIRRLIAGSDRKEMWQFQQKVAAGEGVMQDAWASRTGLSQMAALICNEVQRVLQGKPSNLEEKVYIMNLRSLTNSSHLFLPYPLCPICRPIPDDTLELAQIRLESSPKFNGSGYRSRSMDEFKTVLVKDYLDYRTGIMNGKMQDFTLPFADVLVNMPLFEVDEGVAGRSNSFEMSELTAILEGLERYCGIGPRGKRTIVRDSYQNVKKNALNPEKVGLHEKEQYETPHFPFKPFHPDDPMNWVWGYSFLQERPILVPELLAYYSLGYGEGFVYETSNGCALGGSLEEAIFHAIMEVVERDSFLLTWYAKLPLPRLDLSSVNDKELQLMVDRMREVAGYDLLFFNSTMEHEIPSVWAVAKNLKSKGANLICAAGANPDPVRAVKSAIYELAGMIRHGETMEANQQKYQQMLQNPFAVRTMEDHGLLYGLREAEERLNFLLDNQRPLRTFAEEFKEPPANIDLKEDLQDILQRFHRLDLEVIVVDQTTPITKRNGLFCVKVLIPGMLPMTFGHHLTRVKGLERVLSVPMKLGFIKQPLSYEQLNPFPHPFP
- a CDS encoding putative thiazole-containing bacteriocin maturation protein, with the protein product MTKLNSSTRLKVKRDSFYLQDPKGGVYFRNNLSSFRMEGNTIYQWIEKLVPMFNGEQSLGDITEGLTAPYRNRVYEIGETLYKNGFVRDVSQDRTHDLNPKVLEKYASQIEFIENFVDSGAYRFQEYRQAKVLAIGSGSLLVSLAAALIESGLPKFHFMLTDSVPTNPLRINELVRNARNADSEVEALQVPFEEGEGRSFWRKALHPYDWILYVSQDGNVKELKDLNLVCKEQRKIFFPAICLEQVGLAGPLVYPESEGCWESAWRRIHQSSLELERQQQSFSSTSGAILANVTVFEFFKKATGIAGSNQSNQIYKLDLETLEGDWLSFTTHPLVTNKSISTGLVEDLDIRIKQEKSKTKPSSNLLEYFSRLTSEETGIFHTWEERNLKQLPLSQCYVQTANPVSEGPADLLPEVVCSGFTHEEAKREAGLTGIEMYVSQLFKECNDQKDKAGENIIGGSIGIGAGETVEEAVCRGLQAYLEKEWRNRKDDLLHPVFRVQLGEIEDQRCRFYLNALTTLNGAPTVGLEKEILGFPVIWVKSQGRRYTSTGLNTTLALRRALQQALMDKQNQVHGTERISESAIFLKEKEYKFTIPSCEEITQLELLQSSIRVLNENSKHLFVYDLAVEPFLKQELAGVYGVKVREEDS